One segment of Anastrepha obliqua isolate idAnaObli1 chromosome 3, idAnaObli1_1.0, whole genome shotgun sequence DNA contains the following:
- the LOC129242040 gene encoding protein bric-a-brac 1-like: protein MTSNSPPPQSGSRPLTATDNAASSSPFRSLLSSPLLTRQRATIAARTSSATSFSSPASPQPPPARPVSVLPSFLGSPLTPPPPSHTSATVSGSGEKDENIAAAEQNPKATGCSPLMRGESPGPPACSSITRTPTPVGETIAGRITSPGGTSAISNAQPISPHSSTGSTVTVPQQFCLRWNNYQSNLMSVFDQLLQTESFVDVTLACDGHSIKAHKMILSACSPYFQMLFSDTPCQHPIVIMRDVNWCDLKSIVEFMYRGEINVSQDQIGPLLRIAEMLKVRGLADVSAGSVSAEEAAAERLLKELHFPSKSSSPKRGGGSGSPCLKRERKEYPDEGEERFLDTEKNLRLGRTDWDFNTAASGPSISGDTIGGSGSSNLELRLSPLHLPHQQQQHQSQQHNLQQQARNVRKRRWPSADVVFNPPASPLSGLIAAERAERERERERDREDCTLITPPPPTSAVTGTATSSTTQASRSSARLVPTLLETAAHLELPSPSTTPAPSLLHPMRTPPGIPPHLSHQSSQQQHAHPQQQAHHVGQTQSQQTHLQHSHRTSPASSSATPTHQSNLISGQMTPTAGSMSGGGSAGSVVGGRTEQSGGVSDSRFALGSQAAAMAAAVAAQMDLGAMGMSHTIGPPSTHGPHHTPSLADDLEIKPGIAEMIREEERSTRQVAPCMSAAINCATLARRHS from the exons ATGACTTCCAATTCACCACCTCCTCAAAGCGGCTCGCGCCCTCTAACGGCTACTGACAATGCGGCATCTTCATCACCGTTTCGTTCGCTGCTTTCCAGCCCACTGTTGACACGACAACGTGCCACCATCGCAGCTCGCACCTCGTCCGCGACGTCTTTTTCATCGCCCGCATCTCCACAGCCACCGCCAGCACGCCCCGTTTCCGTATTGCCAAGTTTTCTTGGTAGCCCGCTCACACCACCACCTCCATCACACACTTCCGCAACCGTATCGGGCTCAGGCGAAAAAGATGAAAATATTGCGGCGGCCGAGCAAAATCCTAAGGCAACTGGTTGCAGTCCGTTAATGCGCGGGGAGTCGCCCGGCCCGCCCGCATGCTCATCCATCACTCGCACACCAACGCCTGTTGGTGAAACCATCGCTGGGCGTATCACCTCGCCCGGTGGTACAAGTGCTATAAGTAATGCTCAGCCTATTTCGCCACATTCGTCGACAGGTTCCACCGTTACAGTGCCGCAACAATTTTGCCTGCGTTGGAACAATTACCAAAGCAACCTGATGAGCGTTTTTGATCAGCTTTTACAAACCGAATCGTTTGTCGACGTGACGTTAGCTTGTGACGGACACTCTATTAAGGCGCATAAAATGATCCTCTCCGCTTGTTCGCCCTATTTTCAAATGCTCTTTTCTGACACCCCTTGTCAGCATCCCATAGTCATAATGAGGGACGTCAACTGGTGTGACCTGAAGTCAATCGTAGAGTTCATGTATCGCGGTGAGATCAATGTTAGTCAAGATCAAATTGGTCCGCTCTTGCGCATAGCTGAAATGCTGAAAGTACGCGGACTTGCGGATGTAAGCGCGGGAAGCGTTTCCGCAGAAGAAGCAGCAGCAGAGCGTTTACTAAAAGAGTTACATTTTCCCTCCAAATCTAGTTCGCCGAAAAGAGGGGGAGGAAGTGGTTCTCCTTGTTTAAAACGTGAACGTAAGGAGTATCCTGATGAGGGCGAAGAGCGTTTTTTGGATACTGAGAAAAACTTACGTTTGGGTCGCACGGATTGGGATTTCAATACTGCGGCTAGCGGACCCAGTATCAGCGGCGACACCATTGGTGGCAGCGGTAGCAGTAATCTTGAGTTACGTCTCTCACCACTACACTTACCgcaccaacagcaacaacatcaatCGCAACAACATAATCTGCAGCAACAAGCGCGGAATGTGCGTAAGCGACGTTGGCCTTCAGCTGATGTAGTCTTCAATCCGCCAGCAAGTCCATTGAGTGGCCTTATTGCTGCTGAACGCGCCGAACGTGAACGGGAACGAGAGAGAGATCGTGAGGATTGTACATTGATAACACCGCCACCGCCAACGTCAGCGGTTACTGGTACAGCAACTTCGAGCACTACCCAAGCCAGCCGCAGCTCGGCACGACTAGTCCCCACTCTACTCGAAACCGCCGCTCATCTAGAATTGCCCTCACCATCAACGACGCCAGCACCTTCACTTTTGCATCCAATGCGTACACCACCGGGCATCCCACCACATCTATCACATCAATcgtcacaacaacaacatgcgcACCCCCAACAACAGGCTCATCATGTGGGACAAACGCAATCACAACAAACACATCTCCAGCACTCACATCGTACATCGCCAGCCTCATCAAGTGCAACGCCCACACACCAATCCAACTTGATCAGTGGGCAGATGACACCAACGGCCGGTAGTATGAGTGGTGGTGGCAGCGCTGGTAGTGTTGTTGGCGGGCGTACAGAGCAGAGCGGTGGCGTAAGTGACTCGCGATTTGCGTTGGGCTCCCAAGCGGCTGCGATGGCGGCGGCCGTAGCGGCACAAATGGATTTAGGtgccatgggtatgtcacataCAATAGGCCCTCCATCGACACATGGCCCCCATCACACGCCCTCTCTGGCGGATGATCTAGAAATTAAACCGGGCATTGCGGAAATGATACGCGAGGAAGAACGG TCCACACGCCAAGTAGCGCCATGTATGTCAGCAGCAATCAATTGCGCTACACTCGCACGTCGCCACAGTTGA